In Listeria monocytogenes, the following proteins share a genomic window:
- a CDS encoding LacI family DNA-binding transcriptional regulator, whose product MNKVTKIGDVAEKTGYSITTISRAINGNPNVSDKTKKKIFAAMKELNYYPNNIAQQFRGQGTKMIGVVISFITNPFFAYLVDAIERYLSHRGYQVVMLQTLENPAKELQFIEMLQKKQLDGLIMANLENDTEEIKSLVESGKIVLCNRYLGNENLTIINIDETKAAYQATNYLIKCGYKRIAYCTGGIKNKNDYRFKGFMQAVTENGLSFDESLYFEKLLTIKDGEELLVNILEEKSTMPDAIFSNGDTVAAGILYAAKKYGIAVPEELGIIGFDNQPIAEVLNPALTTIEQPIKELGEYSAQVLLANLQGTSVPVAPDLETKLIIRETTK is encoded by the coding sequence ATGAATAAAGTGACGAAAATTGGAGATGTAGCAGAGAAAACGGGCTATTCTATAACTACTATTTCTCGAGCAATTAATGGTAATCCAAATGTTTCAGATAAAACAAAAAAGAAAATTTTTGCTGCGATGAAAGAACTGAATTATTATCCTAATAATATTGCTCAACAATTTCGAGGGCAGGGGACTAAGATGATTGGTGTTGTGATTTCCTTTATAACCAATCCTTTTTTTGCGTACCTTGTTGATGCGATTGAACGCTATCTATCTCACAGAGGGTATCAGGTTGTCATGTTGCAAACTTTAGAAAATCCTGCAAAAGAATTACAATTTATCGAGATGTTACAAAAGAAACAGCTAGATGGATTGATTATGGCTAACTTAGAAAATGATACAGAAGAAATTAAATCACTCGTTGAAAGTGGCAAAATTGTTCTTTGTAATCGTTATCTGGGAAATGAAAATTTAACGATTATTAACATTGATGAAACGAAAGCGGCTTATCAAGCAACGAACTATTTAATAAAATGCGGTTATAAACGTATTGCCTACTGTACTGGTGGCATTAAAAATAAAAATGATTACCGTTTTAAAGGATTCATGCAAGCTGTAACAGAAAATGGACTTTCTTTTGATGAGTCATTGTATTTTGAGAAGTTATTAACCATTAAAGATGGCGAAGAGCTTCTGGTTAATATTTTAGAAGAGAAATCTACCATGCCGGACGCAATTTTTTCAAATGGTGATACGGTTGCTGCTGGGATATTATATGCTGCAAAAAAATACGGGATAGCAGTGCCAGAGGAGCTGGGAATCATAGGTTTTGATAATCAACCTATAGCGGAGGTTCTGAATCCGGCGCTGACAACTATTGAACAACCAATTAAAGAACTTGGTGAATATTCGGCGCAAGTTCTATTGGCTAATTTACAAGGAACGAGTGTGCCGGTAGCGCCAGACCTTGAAACAAAACTAATAATAAGAGAGACTACCAAGTAA
- a CDS encoding DUF3916 domain-containing protein has product MREKKVRGIKRKSNNMIERIEAKTLEFPTEFYNGYWHLHLPVAQDFISSNKTPKKIKQLCIQTLLDRAEHLIGLKPDDKEKYRVVVAVDLADLWGSQIIVFKGDSHFKDFFNRNDEYQKWLNLPDNRNIQTEWGLSIPNDMKKSGFKEVITDEDGYHYEGEIWFIGELK; this is encoded by the coding sequence ATGCGGGAGAAAAAGGTTCGAGGAATTAAACGGAAGTCTAATAATATGATTGAACGAATTGAAGCAAAAACGTTAGAGTTTCCAACAGAATTTTATAATGGTTATTGGCATTTACACCTACCAGTTGCTCAGGACTTTATAAGTTCCAATAAAACACCAAAAAAAATCAAACAATTATGCATTCAAACGCTATTGGATAGAGCTGAACATCTAATTGGTTTGAAGCCGGATGATAAAGAAAAATATCGAGTAGTGGTTGCAGTTGATTTAGCAGATTTATGGGGTTCACAAATTATTGTATTTAAAGGTGACTCGCATTTTAAAGATTTTTTTAATAGGAATGATGAATATCAAAAGTGGCTCAACCTTCCTGATAATAGAAACATTCAAACTGAATGGGGATTATCTATTCCAAATGATATGAAAAAATCAGGTTTTAAAGAAGTAATTACTGATGAAGATGGATACCACTATGAAGGTGAAATTTGGTTTATAGGGGAGTTAAAATAA
- a CDS encoding M56 family metallopeptidase, whose product MNELLKIFLSMALTSVILIPLVWILQRIFNRYLSKGKIYYSWMIVFFFLTIPFAYFFFRFAKDSAFMWRNKTEFDGVTSIVVDQSGVVLQHDFKTVFWMTVLDYLWVAWLVIFLLTFIYRIASYRNFKKYVFSGARRVDDLEQLDLLAETMEELNVKRPVELMINPLISSPIFLGLKKNVIVIPNETFLNDELHYIFKHELVHCKRKDMYYVWMVQFFTCVYWFNPLMYLMNKRIQMDRELACDEAVLATLPKSKYIGYGDTLLSSLAKSGNYKESYVAVSLHENAKALKERLTCIANYETPSKKHNILFLIFIIVLCSVGVLFSAFQADMFTLEKKKGITIERKN is encoded by the coding sequence ATGAATGAACTACTTAAGATTTTCTTATCAATGGCTTTAACATCAGTTATATTAATACCGCTAGTCTGGATTTTACAGAGAATATTCAATCGTTATTTGAGTAAAGGGAAAATTTATTACTCATGGATGATTGTTTTTTTCTTTTTAACTATTCCTTTTGCTTATTTTTTCTTTAGATTTGCAAAAGATAGTGCGTTTATGTGGAGAAATAAAACGGAATTTGATGGGGTTACTTCCATCGTAGTGGATCAAAGTGGAGTTGTATTACAACATGATTTTAAAACTGTTTTTTGGATGACGGTACTGGATTATTTATGGGTAGCTTGGCTCGTGATATTTTTACTAACTTTTATTTACCGTATAGCTTCGTATCGTAATTTCAAAAAATATGTATTTTCTGGTGCGCGAAGAGTAGATGATTTGGAACAGCTCGATTTATTGGCGGAAACTATGGAGGAATTGAATGTTAAACGACCGGTAGAGTTGATGATAAATCCACTTATTTCTTCACCGATTTTTCTTGGGCTAAAAAAGAATGTGATAGTTATACCAAATGAAACTTTTTTGAACGATGAATTGCATTATATTTTTAAGCATGAGCTCGTTCATTGTAAACGTAAAGATATGTATTATGTTTGGATGGTCCAATTTTTCACTTGTGTCTATTGGTTTAACCCGTTGATGTATCTGATGAATAAGCGGATTCAAATGGATCGTGAATTAGCGTGTGATGAAGCTGTTTTAGCTACATTGCCTAAAAGTAAATATATTGGTTATGGCGATACGTTGCTTTCGTCACTTGCTAAATCAGGAAATTACAAGGAATCTTATGTAGCCGTATCGCTTCATGAAAATGCGAAAGCTTTAAAAGAAAGGCTTACATGTATTGCGAACTATGAAACGCCAAGTAAAAAACATAATATATTATTCTTGATTTTTATTATTGTATTATGTAGTGTAGGCGTTTTATTTAGTGCTTTTCAAGCGGATATGTTTACACTAGAAAAGAAGAAAGGCATTACAATTGAACGAAAAAATTGA
- a CDS encoding DUF2947 family protein — MENNVDRDNKYVNIEDFDLSWYFNVEGIKMSDEEMKYIKPLAKAYSSKMWEKYISHRHLHFEQLDSEDKLPPLARMDYNWLDDLDNGLYENFSNYLLRNINYHQQDTVLAFWLKDYAVETEWRFFIKHWSEFLFDQGVVLINVSSEQFLMFCSNGTLFKGVNSLN; from the coding sequence GTGGAAAATAATGTGGATAGAGATAATAAATATGTAAATATAGAGGACTTCGATTTGTCTTGGTATTTTAATGTTGAAGGGATTAAAATGTCGGATGAGGAAATGAAGTATATAAAACCTCTTGCTAAAGCATATAGTAGCAAGATGTGGGAAAAGTATATTAGTCATCGTCATCTCCATTTTGAGCAACTTGATTCTGAGGACAAATTACCTCCATTAGCAAGAATGGATTACAATTGGCTGGATGATTTGGATAATGGTTTGTATGAGAATTTTAGTAACTATCTGTTAAGAAATATAAACTATCATCAACAAGATACCGTTTTAGCGTTTTGGCTAAAGGACTATGCTGTAGAAACGGAGTGGCGTTTTTTTATAAAGCATTGGTCTGAATTCCTTTTTGATCAAGGTGTTGTATTAATAAATGTTTCAAGTGAACAATTCTTAATGTTTTGTTCAAATGGTACTTTGTTCAAAGGGGTGAATTCTTTAAATTAG
- a CDS encoding sugar ABC transporter permease — MKRSTVWPNLLLIVLGCIWIFPIIWIVLTAFRAESGQFVSYIFPKEYTLDHFAYLFENHENFPFMLWVKNTMIVAVCSCLLSTFITVSMAYVLSRLRFRFKKTMLKTALVLNMFPAFMSMIAVYYILKAFGLTQSLTALVLIYSSTAALTFYIAKGFFDTIPKSLDESAMMDGATKLSIFTKITLPMSKPIIVYTALMAFMLPWMDFIFAKVIMGDNVPKYTVSIGLYSMLNQTTANTMYTTFAAGCILIAVPITILFIYLQKYYVEGITSGAVKG; from the coding sequence ATGAAAAGATCTACAGTATGGCCTAACCTATTGTTGATAGTGCTCGGGTGTATCTGGATATTCCCGATTATCTGGATTGTTTTGACGGCTTTTAGAGCGGAAAGTGGACAATTTGTTTCGTATATCTTTCCGAAAGAATATACGCTAGATCATTTTGCGTACCTATTTGAAAATCATGAAAATTTTCCTTTTATGTTATGGGTTAAAAATACAATGATTGTTGCGGTGTGTTCCTGTTTATTAAGCACTTTTATAACCGTTTCGATGGCTTATGTGTTATCTAGACTTCGCTTTAGATTTAAAAAGACAATGTTAAAAACAGCGCTAGTTTTAAATATGTTTCCTGCTTTTATGAGCATGATAGCAGTTTACTATATTTTGAAAGCATTTGGATTAACGCAATCTCTAACGGCGCTTGTGTTAATTTATTCATCTACAGCTGCATTAACTTTTTATATTGCAAAAGGATTTTTTGATACAATACCAAAATCTTTGGACGAATCTGCAATGATGGACGGGGCGACGAAATTAAGTATCTTTACAAAAATAACTTTACCAATGTCTAAGCCTATTATTGTATACACAGCTTTAATGGCATTTATGTTGCCTTGGATGGATTTTATTTTTGCTAAAGTGATTATGGGAGACAATGTGCCTAAATATACAGTGTCGATAGGTTTATATTCCATGTTGAATCAAACAACGGCAAATACAATGTATACAACGTTTGCGGCTGGCTGTATATTGATTGCGGTACCAATTACAATACTGTTTATTTATTTGCAAAAATATTATGTTGAAGGCATTACAAGTGGTGCTGTTAAAGGATAG
- a CDS encoding extracellular solute-binding protein, whose product MKKLLLSISIIVGLSLLASCGVEKEYKPDIKVNEKNVSLKVWVDLNQGDFYRKVVDDFKKEHPDKNYDITVIESESGRAQEYVQKDPEAAADVFITPNDRLGQLVESGAVYQLTKYTDDIKKNNTPTSIQAATYQDKMYGFPVTAEAMFMYYDKRVFSEDDIKTFSGITSKGKLGINLAEAGADYRETPWFIANGTYLYGENGEDPYGTTFNTPEGVQVLNWIGELKNNPNVVAVNADEISALRSGKINAVFSGVWNKDAIREVLGENMGVAVYPKTDFGSGQVDMMAFQGSGIYCVNAFTKSPLDAMELADYITNADVQEKAFKELGKIPSNLEARTSSTVEKDDVAKAVIDMTSGKHSVLMPKIPEMNVFWQHMNPLLVDTYKGKIKKEDYPEALDKLVKDITPAK is encoded by the coding sequence ATGAAGAAGTTACTTTTGTCCATCAGTATTATTGTCGGTTTAAGTTTGTTGGCTAGTTGTGGTGTAGAAAAGGAGTACAAGCCAGATATAAAAGTAAACGAGAAAAATGTTTCTTTAAAAGTTTGGGTGGATTTAAATCAGGGAGATTTTTATAGGAAAGTGGTAGATGATTTTAAAAAAGAACATCCTGATAAAAATTATGATATTACGGTTATTGAATCTGAATCTGGACGAGCACAAGAATATGTTCAGAAAGATCCAGAAGCTGCGGCGGATGTATTTATAACTCCGAATGACCGTCTAGGACAACTGGTAGAGTCTGGTGCGGTTTACCAATTGACAAAGTATACAGATGATATTAAGAAAAATAATACACCAACCTCCATTCAAGCTGCTACATATCAAGATAAAATGTATGGTTTTCCTGTGACGGCGGAAGCGATGTTTATGTATTATGATAAGCGCGTTTTTTCAGAGGATGATATTAAAACTTTTTCTGGAATAACGTCTAAAGGGAAGCTCGGAATAAATCTTGCGGAAGCTGGTGCGGATTATCGTGAAACACCTTGGTTTATTGCAAATGGTACATATCTTTACGGTGAAAATGGCGAAGACCCTTATGGGACAACCTTTAACACTCCAGAAGGCGTCCAAGTATTGAACTGGATTGGTGAGCTGAAAAATAATCCTAACGTTGTCGCTGTAAATGCAGATGAGATTAGTGCGCTTAGATCCGGTAAAATAAATGCCGTTTTTAGTGGGGTTTGGAATAAAGATGCGATACGAGAGGTTTTAGGTGAAAATATGGGAGTGGCAGTATATCCGAAGACCGATTTTGGAAGTGGTCAGGTAGATATGATGGCTTTCCAAGGAAGCGGGATATACTGTGTGAACGCATTTACTAAATCGCCATTAGATGCGATGGAGCTGGCTGATTATATTACTAATGCGGATGTGCAGGAAAAAGCTTTTAAAGAGCTAGGGAAAATTCCGAGTAATTTAGAGGCACGAACTAGTTCTACAGTAGAAAAGGACGATGTGGCGAAAGCAGTTATTGATATGACATCTGGAAAGCACTCCGTTTTAATGCCGAAAATACCTGAAATGAACGTTTTTTGGCAACATATGAACCCGCTATTAGTAGATACTTATAAAGGCAAGATTAAGAAAGAGGATTATCCAGAGGCGCTCGATAAATTAGTCAAAGATATTACACCAGCGAAATAG
- a CDS encoding alpha-glucosidase: MKITETKEWWKESVVYQIYPRSFQDSNGDGIGDIRGIIERLPYLKDLGINVIWLCPVYKSPMDDGGYDISDYYEIDPMFGTMSDMDELIEKAEKLGIKILMDLVVNHTSDEHEWFEKAIADPKSKYRDYYIFREGVNGNPPNNWRSYFGGSAWEAVPGEENMFYLHAFSKKQPDLNWENIVVRNECIQMINWWLEKGLGGFRIDAILNLKKRIEYGTFPADGEDGLVFIGHWILNQPGIEEWLKEIDERTFKKHNAFTVAEADVPEERLSEFIGENGHFRMVFDFSYTDIDTPETGEWFKNSEWTVKELKEKIITNELVTQRNGWGAKYLENHDQPRSINKYLPQEYQDDRSKKMLGTLFMMLHGTPFIYQGQEIGMSNTRMESIDDYNDIATHDQYHRAILSGMSPEEALEGMYRRSRDNSRTPMQWNDQKNAGFSDSDEIWLKTNPNYLDINVEQEQIDDNSVLNFYKKLIHLRSDSSKYKEVAVYGELLPVESSDEVIAYKRKTDDAELLIIVNFSDSENQLCIEGAYEQVLANVALPEMVENVLEIPAYTGAVFSRVLEVD; the protein is encoded by the coding sequence GTGAAAATAACAGAAACGAAAGAATGGTGGAAAGAATCGGTAGTGTACCAAATCTATCCGCGTAGTTTTCAAGATTCAAATGGGGATGGTATTGGAGATATTAGAGGAATTATAGAACGACTTCCTTATTTGAAAGATTTAGGTATTAATGTGATTTGGCTTTGTCCTGTCTATAAATCACCTATGGATGATGGTGGTTATGACATTTCTGATTACTATGAGATTGATCCAATGTTTGGAACGATGAGCGATATGGATGAATTAATTGAGAAGGCAGAAAAATTAGGAATAAAAATATTGATGGATTTGGTGGTAAACCATACATCTGATGAACATGAATGGTTTGAAAAAGCAATAGCTGACCCAAAAAGTAAATATCGAGATTATTATATTTTCCGAGAGGGTGTAAATGGAAACCCGCCTAATAATTGGCGTTCTTATTTTGGAGGATCTGCGTGGGAAGCTGTACCAGGTGAGGAAAACATGTTTTACCTACATGCTTTTTCTAAAAAACAGCCAGATTTAAACTGGGAAAACATTGTAGTGCGTAATGAATGTATCCAAATGATTAACTGGTGGCTTGAAAAAGGTTTAGGTGGCTTTAGAATTGATGCCATTTTAAATTTGAAGAAAAGAATTGAGTACGGTACTTTCCCAGCGGACGGGGAAGATGGTTTGGTTTTCATCGGTCATTGGATTTTAAATCAGCCGGGAATTGAAGAGTGGCTCAAGGAGATTGACGAACGGACATTTAAAAAACATAATGCATTTACTGTGGCTGAGGCGGATGTGCCTGAAGAAAGACTTTCTGAATTTATAGGTGAAAATGGTCATTTCCGTATGGTGTTTGATTTTAGCTATACAGATATTGATACTCCTGAAACAGGCGAATGGTTCAAGAATTCAGAATGGACAGTAAAAGAATTAAAAGAGAAAATAATTACCAATGAACTGGTGACACAGCGAAATGGTTGGGGGGCAAAATACTTAGAAAATCATGATCAACCGCGTTCGATAAATAAGTATTTACCTCAAGAATACCAAGATGATCGTAGCAAAAAAATGCTAGGCACGTTATTTATGATGTTGCATGGTACGCCGTTCATTTATCAAGGACAAGAGATTGGCATGAGTAATACTCGGATGGAAAGTATAGATGATTATAACGATATTGCGACGCACGATCAATACCATCGCGCAATTCTCTCTGGAATGAGTCCGGAAGAAGCGCTTGAAGGAATGTATCGGCGTAGTAGGGATAATTCAAGAACACCGATGCAATGGAATGATCAAAAGAACGCTGGTTTTTCCGACTCGGATGAAATTTGGTTGAAAACAAACCCTAATTATCTTGATATTAACGTAGAGCAGGAACAAATCGATGATAATTCCGTATTGAATTTTTATAAGAAATTAATCCATTTAAGAAGTGATTCTAGTAAATATAAAGAAGTGGCTGTTTATGGTGAGTTACTGCCAGTAGAATCAAGTGATGAAGTTATTGCTTACAAACGTAAAACAGATGACGCAGAGCTCTTAATCATCGTGAATTTTTCTGATTCTGAAAATCAATTATGCATTGAAGGTGCTTATGAACAAGTACTTGCTAATGTAGCGTTGCCAGAAATGGTAGAAAATGTCCTTGAAATACCTGCATATACAGGTGCCGTTTTCTCAAGGGTTTTGGAGGTAGACTGA
- a CDS encoding DUF1266 domain-containing protein — MFGRKKVSIPEEYLQFNQFSADKERLLCIGAFTTENKHKVETKLDGSNNMLKLYYPKNRAAKVMKYWLPMFGINDGYSAVEVITNWIQANDYSGMIAANTTNKVIRIVTKASQKEGLDETSLVAAANKVKTYGAFDLDRLGYIVRVCYSLDLINEEQAWGFLEELWDAATMHYDDWDEYCVSYLNGEEGLDTNWYSDGVKAYVALRKDAASLLNKYQLKN; from the coding sequence ATGTTTGGTCGAAAAAAGGTTTCTATACCAGAAGAATATCTGCAATTTAATCAATTTTCAGCAGACAAAGAGCGCTTGCTTTGTATAGGAGCTTTCACTACAGAGAATAAACATAAAGTAGAAACAAAATTAGATGGTTCGAATAATATGTTGAAGCTGTATTATCCAAAGAATCGAGCTGCAAAAGTCATGAAGTATTGGTTGCCAATGTTTGGGATTAATGATGGCTATTCTGCTGTAGAGGTAATCACTAACTGGATTCAAGCAAATGATTATTCAGGAATGATTGCTGCAAATACAACAAATAAAGTTATTCGAATTGTTACTAAAGCTTCTCAAAAAGAAGGGCTAGATGAAACTTCGCTTGTAGCAGCTGCTAACAAAGTGAAGACATATGGCGCATTTGATTTAGATAGATTAGGTTATATTGTGCGTGTCTGCTATTCTTTAGATTTGATCAATGAGGAGCAAGCATGGGGCTTCCTTGAAGAATTATGGGACGCTGCGACAATGCATTATGATGACTGGGATGAGTACTGCGTTAGTTATTTGAACGGAGAAGAAGGTTTGGATACAAATTGGTACAGCGATGGTGTTAAGGCCTATGTGGCATTACGAAAAGACGCAGCTAGTTTGTTAAATAAATATCAACTAAAAAACTAA
- a CDS encoding YehR family lipoprotein — MKKFLSILSILVLALLVTACGSESSEKKSEKKEEKMETVTYVADISGAKLEATFSHVGDNLRKVDQKMVYPYAALGIDSESLANLDDAMKKQLEEQVASQYSAYKDSKGASLETKFTDEALELTMSVDLYKADKDSVASLLGGTTDPKNVSLKETVKQFEAQGFKKK; from the coding sequence ATGAAAAAGTTTTTAAGTATCTTAAGTATTTTAGTTTTAGCTTTACTTGTAACAGCTTGTGGAAGTGAGTCAAGTGAAAAGAAAAGTGAGAAAAAAGAAGAAAAAATGGAGACAGTAACCTATGTAGCAGACATTAGTGGCGCTAAATTAGAAGCAACATTTTCTCATGTTGGTGATAATTTAAGAAAAGTAGATCAAAAAATGGTTTATCCATATGCTGCTCTTGGGATTGATAGTGAAAGTCTTGCTAATTTAGATGACGCTATGAAGAAACAATTGGAAGAGCAAGTTGCTTCCCAATACTCTGCATATAAAGATAGTAAAGGAGCTTCACTAGAAACGAAATTTACTGATGAAGCGCTAGAATTAACAATGTCTGTTGATCTATATAAAGCAGATAAGGATTCAGTTGCTTCCCTGCTTGGCGGAACTACAGATCCTAAAAATGTTAGTCTAAAAGAAACTGTAAAACAATTCGAAGCTCAAGGGTTCAAGAAGAAATAA
- a CDS encoding carbohydrate ABC transporter permease: MMVKKNYFNIFKNGSVSTRLSYVIMGAGNLAHKQIAKGLLFLFSELVFLFFLVFYGITLIQGMATLGTVNQSWNFDKSLGIMVRTPGDNSMLMLIYGIMTVVICVLFIFLYLANIRSASQVEDFQRENKKIPTFKEDLKSLLDNKFHVTLLTIPMIGVVVFTIMPLVYMISLAFTNYDHEHLPPRNLFGWVGFVNFKNVLNGDISSTFFPVLGWTLIWALLATATCFFFGVLLALLINHKGVKFKKFWRTIFVITMAVPPFVSLLVMQNLLHAAGPLNTMLLNWGIIAEPIPFLTDALLAKVSVIFVNMWIGIPVTMLIATGILMNLPKDQLEAARMDGGNSFHLFRYITFPQILTVMLPSLIQQFIGNINNFNVIYLLTGGGPSNSNFYGAGDTDLLVTWLYKLTVEAADYNLASVIGIVTFILSAAFSLFAYTRTNSYKEGSN, from the coding sequence ATGATGGTTAAGAAGAATTATTTTAATATTTTTAAGAATGGTTCTGTTTCTACGAGATTATCTTATGTAATTATGGGGGCTGGTAATTTGGCCCATAAGCAAATTGCGAAGGGACTTCTATTTCTTTTTAGTGAACTTGTTTTCTTGTTTTTCCTTGTGTTTTATGGCATTACCTTAATTCAAGGTATGGCGACATTAGGGACAGTTAACCAATCGTGGAATTTTGATAAGAGTTTAGGTATTATGGTTCGAACACCGGGCGACAATTCCATGCTGATGCTAATATATGGGATTATGACAGTTGTTATTTGTGTACTATTTATCTTCTTGTACCTTGCTAATATTAGAAGCGCTAGCCAGGTGGAGGACTTTCAGCGGGAAAATAAAAAAATCCCAACATTTAAGGAAGACTTAAAGAGTTTGCTAGACAATAAATTTCATGTAACTTTACTGACGATCCCGATGATTGGGGTTGTGGTATTTACGATAATGCCACTTGTTTATATGATTTCGTTGGCTTTTACCAATTATGATCATGAACATTTACCGCCAAGGAATTTATTTGGATGGGTAGGATTTGTTAACTTTAAAAATGTGCTAAATGGTGATATTTCCAGTACGTTCTTTCCAGTGCTTGGATGGACACTTATTTGGGCACTTTTAGCTACTGCTACTTGTTTCTTTTTTGGCGTATTGCTTGCACTTCTTATTAATCATAAGGGTGTTAAATTCAAAAAGTTTTGGCGCACTATCTTTGTTATAACTATGGCGGTACCTCCGTTTGTGTCACTTCTCGTAATGCAGAACTTGTTGCATGCAGCAGGACCGCTTAATACGATGTTACTTAATTGGGGAATTATAGCTGAGCCGATACCATTTTTGACAGATGCTTTGCTGGCAAAGGTATCCGTCATATTTGTCAATATGTGGATTGGGATTCCGGTAACTATGTTAATCGCCACGGGGATTTTAATGAATCTACCGAAAGATCAATTGGAAGCGGCGCGAATGGATGGAGGTAACAGTTTTCATTTATTTAGATACATAACTTTCCCTCAAATCTTAACGGTGATGTTGCCAAGTCTGATTCAACAATTTATTGGAAATATAAATAACTTTAATGTGATCTATCTCTTGACTGGTGGAGGACCTTCGAATAGTAACTTCTATGGTGCTGGGGATACGGATTTGCTCGTGACATGGCTTTATAAATTAACAGTAGAAGCTGCGGATTATAATTTAGCTTCGGTTATTGGGATTGTGACATTCATTCTTAGTGCAGCATTCTCGTTATTTGCCTACACACGTACAAATTCTTATAAAGAAGGGAGCAACTAA
- a CDS encoding class I SAM-dependent methyltransferase yields MTNNHYYTNDETIKHNRKTWQVMLKGFNMSFTSDNGVFSKNTVDFGSKLLIESFGLETKTGKILDVGCGYGPMGLTVAKAFPDSQIEMVDVNLRALELAKENAEINKITNTHIYESSVYDNVTANDYQAIISNPPIRAGKKIVHAILEGAYDHLQETGELWIVIQKKQGGPSAEKKMEEVFGNVETVAKDKGYFIFKSVKN; encoded by the coding sequence TTGACTAACAATCATTACTACACAAACGACGAAACAATTAAACACAACCGAAAAACATGGCAAGTGATGTTAAAAGGTTTTAATATGAGTTTTACAAGTGACAATGGTGTGTTTTCCAAAAATACGGTCGATTTTGGTTCGAAATTATTGATTGAATCTTTTGGGTTAGAAACGAAAACAGGAAAAATTTTGGATGTTGGTTGTGGTTATGGTCCGATGGGATTAACGGTAGCGAAAGCGTTCCCTGATAGCCAGATTGAAATGGTGGACGTTAATTTGCGTGCACTAGAACTCGCGAAAGAAAATGCGGAAATCAATAAAATTACGAATACGCATATCTATGAAAGTTCGGTTTATGATAACGTAACTGCGAACGACTACCAAGCGATTATTAGTAATCCGCCAATTCGTGCAGGGAAAAAGATAGTTCACGCTATTTTAGAAGGTGCTTACGATCACTTGCAAGAAACCGGAGAACTTTGGATTGTTATTCAAAAGAAACAAGGCGGTCCATCTGCTGAAAAGAAAATGGAAGAAGTTTTCGGCAACGTTGAAACAGTCGCAAAAGATAAGGGCTATTTTATTTTCAAAAGTGTTAAAAATTAA